The following are encoded together in the Daucus carota subsp. sativus chromosome 5, DH1 v3.0, whole genome shotgun sequence genome:
- the LOC108220428 gene encoding metallothionein-like protein type 2 — protein sequence MSCCGGKCGCGSDCKCGSGCNGCGMYPNMENTAAATPLIDGVAPTMMYAEGSEMSFGAEGGHACKCGSNCTCNPCKC from the exons atgTCTTGCTGTGGAGGAAAGTGCGGATGCGGTTCTGACTGCAAGTGCGGCAGCGGCTGCAATGG ATGCGGCATGTACCCTAACATGGAGAACACCGCAGCTGCAACACCCTTGATCGACGGTGTTGCACCAACGATGAT GTACGCTGAGGGCTCCGAGATGAGCTTTGGAGCTGAAGGAGGGCATGCGTGCAAGTGCGGATCAAACTGCACCTGTAACCCGTGCAAGTGTTGA